The Primulina tabacum isolate GXHZ01 chromosome 16, ASM2559414v2, whole genome shotgun sequence genome window below encodes:
- the LOC142528765 gene encoding autophagy-related protein 9-like, translating to MFSGLKRVLSCFMWKWRIESSLTNGLLEDVPHEIELSDYHKTPGPGSESPSGLLDGETLNIDPIDDLDLFFERIYSYYCDKGLWCIIIKWIFELLSLGFTICFSGFFLLYVDWNGLRKAKCGMNAVESGIKPCDLSVEALHKHPLTPFTFSKAVIVGYLGIFSVYWVFCFLRFFAQLKETLKIRRFFYNSLHVKDNEIQTMSWASILEKVVQVQSLQQLCVVKDLSIQDVVMRLMRKENYLIGMLNKGVLAFSVSGWVPGAGPTANFGPNAVRHRLVLPKTLEWTLNWCILQSMFDRNFCVRRDFVSDPGTLKKRLMIVGFVLLLLSPFLVIFMLVYLFLRHAEQFYNHPSTASSRRWSNLSTWMLREFNEVDHLFKHRMNNTIVHASDYLKQFPSPILTIVAKFISFVSGGFAAVLIIIAFLEESLLEGHVFGRNLFWYAAVFGTITAISRAAIVDELLVLDPQGAMSIVVQHTHYMPKRWRGKENTEAVRLEFETLFQYTGMMLLEEMASIFLTPYLLLFVVPKRVDAILQFIMEFTVDVEGVGHVCSFSLFDFKNHGNRKYGSPFDSPREQRSSQGKMEKSFLSFQIAYLSWEPDAEGKQFLAALKTFRDQKMQVQGTTNAYFSSDLQQQYPNFGGFGSPNSFFPRETPLNVVGGCNQFGSMWLIDVEQKNFPYILDWYYTSQNHDRDNNSRGNTSRPIINSPKDFWIPSNVTHTKTKYDENWDSLFEDRVQSHLEASTSDPLFQESVLQHHDSNSTKHPAKSQWWARTRFQGPGPQTSFLEPPNFFRGASRDAYDKFSESSMEEREQEQEQPLDLRNSRGLSRTFYMDGSDVGEFKLPFDDIYENSSDPTDLV from the exons ATGTTCAGTGGACTTAAACGTGTTCTTAgttgttttatgtggaaatgGCGCATAGAATCATCTTTAACAAATGGGTTACTCGAGGATGTACCTCATGAAATTGAGttatctgattaccacaagaCACCAGGCCCTGGAAGTGAAAGCCCTTCTGGGCTTCTAGATGGCGAGACTTTGAACATTGACCCAATTGATGATcttgatctgttctttgagagGATTTACAGTTATTATTGTGACAAAGGCCTTTGGTGCATCATCATCAAGTGGATATTTGAGCTTCTGAGCCTGGGTTTTACTATATGTTTCTCTGGATTTTTTTTGCTATATGTTGATTGGAATGGCTTACGCAAAGCAAAATGTGGGATGAATGCAGTGGAATCTGGAATCAAGCCTTGTGATCTGTCTGTGGAAGCTTTGCATAAGCATCCATTGACTCCTTTTACTTTTTCCAAGGCAGTAATTGTTGGATATTTGGGTATATTTTCTGTATACTGGGTTTTCTGTTTTTTGAGGTTCTTTGCCCAGTTAAAGGAGACTCTTAAGATCCGTCGATTTTTTTATAACAG TCTCCATGTGAAGGACAATGAAATACAGACTATGTCATGGGCCTCAATTCTCGAAAAGGTTGTTCAAGTACAGAGTTTGCAGCAGCTGTGTGTGGTCAAAGATCTTTCTATTCAAGATGTAGTGATGAGGTTGATGAGAAAAGAGAATTACTTGATTGGGATGCTCAACAAAGGAGTCCTTGCCTTCTCTGTATCTGGGTGGGTTCCAGGTGCTGGACCTACTGCCAATTTTGGCCCAAATGCTGTTCGGCATCGTCTTGTTCTGCCAAAGACCCTCGAGTGGACCTTGAATTGGTGCATACTACAGAGCATGTTTGACCG AAACTTCTGTGTACGAAGGGATTTTGTTTCAGATCCTGGAACCTTAAAGAAAAGGCTTATGATAGTTGGCTTTGTGCTGCTTCTTCTGTCTCCATTCCTTGTCATCTTCATGCTCGTGTATCTCTTCTTGAGGCATGCTGAACAGTTCTATAATCATCCAAGTACTGCATCATCCCGAAGATGGTCAAATCTCTCGACATGGATGCTAAGAGAATTCAACGAG GTTGACCATTTGTTCAAGCACCGGATGAATAACACTATTGTTCATGCTTCTGATTATTTAAAGCAATTTCCATCTCCTATCTTGACTATTGTTGCAAAGTTTATCTCGTTTGTTTCTGGTGGATTTGCTGCCGTGCTGATTATCATTGCATTCTTGGAAGAATCTCTTCTGGAAGGCCAT GTATTTGGTCGCAACTTATTCTGGTATGCTGCTGTTTTTGGAACTATAACAGCTATAAGCCGGGCTGCTATTGTAGATGAGCTTCTTGTCCTTGATCCACAGGGGGCAATGTCCATTGTTGTTCAACATACACATTATATGCCAAAAAGATGGCGTGGGAAAGAGAACACCGAGGCAGTAAGACTTGAGTTTGAAACTCTTTTTCAG TACACAGGAATGATGTTATTAGAGGAGATGGCCTCAATCTTTCTGACACCATACCTACTCTTATTTGTCGTCCCAAAG CGGGTGGATGCTATCTTGCAATTCATAATGGAGTTCACTGTGGATGTTGAAGGTGTAGGTCATGTTTGTAG TTTTAGTCTCTTTGATTTCAAGAATCATGGCAACAGAAAATATGGTTCTCCCTTTGATTCACCTCGCGAGCAGAGGAGTTCCCAGGGAAAAATGGAAAAATCATTCCTGAG CTTTCAGATTGCTTATCTTTCATGGGAACCTGATGCCGAGGGAAAGCAATTCCTTGCGGCACTTAAAACCTTTCGTGATCAGAAGATGCAAGTTCAAGGAACGACAAATGCATACTTCTCATCTGATTTGCAGCAACAATATCCAAATTTTGGAGGCTTTGGTTCCCCTAACAGTTTCTTCCCAAGAGAAACACCTCTAAATGTTGTGGGAGGTTGCAATCAGTTTGGTTCAATGTGGCTGATAGATGTCGAACAGAAGAATTTTCCATATATCCTAGACTGGTATTACACGTCCCAAAACCATGACAGAGACAATAACTCGAGGGGCAATACATCAAGACCTATCATTAATAGTCCAAAAGATTTCTGGATTCCTTCAAACGTGACACACACAAAAACTAAGTACGACGAAAATTGGGATAGCTTGTTCGAGGATCGAGTACAAAGTCATCTAGAAGCTTCTACATCTGATCCTCTCTTCCAAGAAAGTGTCTTACAGCATCACGACTCAAATAGTACCAAACACCCTGCAAAAAGCCAGTGGTGGGCTAGAACTAGATTCCAAGGTCCGGGTCCGCAAACAAGTTTTCTCGAACCTCCAAATTTCTTCCGTGGAGCTTCTCGTGATGCTTATGACAAATTCTCAGAGAGCAGCATGGAGGAACGTGAACAGGAACAAGAACAACCTCTGGACTTGAGAAATTCGAGGGGATTGTCACGAACTTTTTACATGGATGGGTCAGATGTTGGAGAATTTAAGCTTCCATTCGATGATATATATGAAAATTCTTCTGATCCCACAGATCTTGTATga
- the LOC142529332 gene encoding LOW QUALITY PROTEIN: hyoscyamine 6-dioxygenase-like (The sequence of the model RefSeq protein was modified relative to this genomic sequence to represent the inferred CDS: deleted 1 base in 1 codon), with protein MEVLMSNWCTKTAQYLPEKYVFPPGKRPGKLDFPVCENSPVIDLENAKSRQILNACQEFGFFQVINHGIPVSLMDETMRVFQEFFGTSPEYKSSFYSTDMTRKCRIYSSTIDYDKEEVHYWRDNFTHHCHPIEDYIDLWPENPTRYREVVGKYSAKVRKFMLRILDLIGEGLGLKPGYFDGDLSKTQLLSINHHVPCPDPSLTLGMPEHRDPNLISMIQQCSVPGLQVFFQGQWMNIEPMENAFFVIPGMQLKAITNGKFLSPIHRVVTHSEQARTTIGTFLIPSMDMVVKPADDSAGISPVYRGFTYKEFFSASTENKFDWEATLESFKVKNN; from the exons ATGGAGGTTCTTATGTCAAACTGGTGCACTAAAACGGCTCAATATTTGCCAGAAAAATACGTGTTCCCTCCTGGAAAAAGACCTGGAAAACTTGATTTCCCCGTATGCGAAAACTCTCCGGTTATCGATCTTGAAAATGCGAAAAGTAGACAGATTCTGAATGCATGTCAAGAATTTGGTTTCTTCCAG GTGATCAACCATGGAATCCCTGTAAGCTTGATGGACGAAACGATGCGCGTATTCCAGGAGTTTTTCGGTACGTCACCAGAGTACAAATCGAGTTTTTATTCTACAGACATGACAAGAAAGTGTAGAATCTATTCCAGCACAATTGATTATGACAAAGAAGAAGTTCATTACTGGAGGGATAATTTTACCCACCACTGTCATCCTATCGAAGATTACATCGACCTGTGGCCCGAAAACCCGACAAGATATCG GGAAGTTGTTGGCAAGTATTCCGCAAAGGTGAGGAAGTTTATGTTGAGGATATTGGATCTTATTGGTGAAGGATTGGGGCTTAAACCCGGATATTTTGATGGAGATTTGAGTAAAACTCAATTATTGTCGATTAATCACCATGTTCCATGCCCGGATCCGAGTTTAACCTTGGGAATGCCCGAACACCGTGACCCGAATCTCATAAGTATGATTCAGCAATGTTCAGTTCCAGGGCTTCAAGTATTTTTCCAGGGACAGTGGATGAATATAGAGCCAATGGAAAATGCATTTTTCGTAATT CCCGGAATGCAACTTAAG GCGATCACTAATGGAAAATTTTTGAGCCCGATCCACCGGGTGGTGACACACTCGGAACAGGCTAGGACGACGATCGGGACTTTCTTGATTCCGTCTATGGACATGGTTGTCAAGCCTGCCGATGACTCTGCTGGAATATCTCCCGTTTACAGAGGGTTCACATACAAAGAGTTTTTCAGTGCCTCTACTGAAAATAAGTTCGACTGGGAAGCTACTTTGGAAAGTTTCAAAGTTaagaataattaa